One Capsicum annuum cultivar UCD-10X-F1 unplaced genomic scaffold, UCD10Xv1.1 ctg49359, whole genome shotgun sequence genomic window, TCACTGCTGCTTGGCGACATGGCTCCTGGTTCCTCTTCACAGTCAGAAAAAATCAAGACTAAACTTATCAAGTGGCTTGGTGAGAAGCATTGTCATGTAATCGCGCACAAGAAATTCTTTATACAGTGGAGGATTTTCTTCTGATATGAACTCTTTGATTGGACCAAGCATCTTTGAAAGTACAAATGCACTAGTGAAGAAGCATGCCACTAACATCCTTGGTCCTATCTTTTTTGCAAGGACTCTATGATTTACGCTTACAAACTTGTCATTTGATAGGACCTGTTACGAAATTGGACTAAGATAAAAATGAAGATAAATGAGACATAAAAGTTGTGTTTTGCTGCAAACCTGAAGAAAGTCGCCAATGTTAACAACTAAACCTTGTTCAATTGGTTCAACATCTACCCATTGATTATTATGCATGACCTGAAGTCCACCACTTTGATCTTGAAGCAAGATCGTGAGGAAAGCCGGATCTGTGTTCTTACCAGTACCAAGAGTTAGCTCTGGCTGTGGGCAGGCGGGGTAGTAGTGACATGCCACTGCTTGTCCTTTGGAACATTCCATGGCTTTTAAGTGGTCTGGTTTTAGTCCAAGAGCTTCTGATAGTAAGTCGAAAAGAGTTTCCCCTAGTTTTACATGATTTATGTACTCAAGATATGTTTTTCTGGATATTAGGGAAATCCCAGACATTATTAAGTTACAGAAtttaataaagatttaagatattCTAATCTAACATGTCCAAAATAGTTGTGATGTCTATTGTCAACCCCCCATCAAAGATAGCGTGTCACAAAGGTATTCTTCCCAAGTTTCATTTAAag contains:
- the LOC124892661 gene encoding deacetoxyvindoline 4-hydroxylase-like, which translates into the protein MDCQAEFTMDYDPLKEIKAFDDTKAGVKGLVDAGNVEIPRIFIRPPNECAELKMSKSTQQIPVVDLSGIQVQDRRKQVVDEIREASVKWGFFQLINHGVPPSVLEGMVDGTRKLHEQDAELKKEYYSRDVMGKRVRYESNPLIYQTNTAQWRDTLNITRLTSGNIESEELPTICRKLSIYLKTYLEYINHVKLGETLFDLLSEALGLKPDHLKAMECSKGQAVACHYYPACPQPELTLGTGKNTDPAFLTILLQDQSGGLQVMHNNQWVDVEPIEQGLVVNIGDFLQVLSNDKFVSVNHRVLAKKIGPRMLVACFFTSAFVLSKMLGPIKEFISEENPPLYKEFLVRDYMTMLLTKPLDKFSLDFF